A region of Anguilla rostrata isolate EN2019 chromosome 10, ASM1855537v3, whole genome shotgun sequence DNA encodes the following proteins:
- the anxa1a gene encoding annexin A1a isoform X2, translating into MSLISSFLQQVVYLGGSDDSAASQGTVKPDPKFSPSGDVGVLDKAIKAKGVDENTIIDVLVKRSNAQRQQIKAAYQQASGKPLDVALKAALKGELEVVVLALLKTPAQYDAEQLKLAMKGLGTDEDTLIEILASRTNKEILELKKAYKEEYKKELEDDIKSDAGGDFRNGLLALCKANRSEDNTVNEQRADEDARALYEAGEKRKGTDLSVFINILTTRSAPHLRKTFERYSKYSKVDVGKAIDLELKGDIETLLTAVVMCAGNKPAFFAEKLNLSMKGSGTRTKILTRIMVSRSEVDLERIKEEYKKKYGKTLYQDILDDTKGDYEKILLAICGE; encoded by the exons ATGTCTTTAATCAGCTCGTTCCTACAGCAGGTCGTCTACTTGGGGGGGTCTGATGACTCA GCCGCTTCTCAGGGGACCGTGAAACCCGACCCAAAGTTCAGCCCCAGCGGCGATGTGGGTGTTCTGGATAAAGCCATCAAGGCTAAAG GGGTGGACGAGAACACCATCATCGACGTTCTGGTGAAGAGGAGCAACGCCCAGCGGCAGCAGATCAAAGCTGCCTATCAGCAGGCCAGCGGAAAG CCTCTGGATGTGGCTTTGAAGGCGGCCTTGAAGGGGGAGCTGGAAGTCGTGGTTCTGGCCCTGCTGAAGACCCCCGCTCAGTACGACGCTGAGCAGCTCAAACTGGCCATGAAG GGTCTGGGGACAGATGAGGATACCCTGATTGAGATTCTGGCCTCCCGGACCAACAAGGAGATCCTAGAGCTAAAGAAAGCCTACAAGGAAG AATACAAGAAAGAGCTGGAAGACGACATCAAATCCGACGCTGGTGGAGACTTCAGGAATGGTCTGCTCGCCTTgtgcaag GCCAACAGGAGTGAGGACAACACGGTGAACGAGCAGCGTGCTGACGAAGATGCGAGG GCTCTGTACGAGGccggagagaagaggaagggaaCCGACCTGTCCGTCTTCATCAACATCCTCACCACCAGGAGCGCCCCGCATCTCCGCAAAA CGTTCGAGAGGTACTCAAAGTACAGCAAAGTGGACGTCGGAAAAGCCATCGATCTGGAGCTGAAGGGGGACATTGAGACCTTGCTCACTGCTGTCG TGATGTGTGCCGGGAATAAGCCAGCATTCTTTGCCGAAAAACTCAACCTGTCAATGAAG GGGTCTGGCACCAGGACTAAAATTCTGACCCGGATCATGGTGAGTCGCTCTGAGGTGGACCTGGAGAGGATAAAGGAGGAGTACAAGAAGAAATACGGAAAGACTCTATACCAGGACATTCTG GATGACACCAAGGGGGATTACGAGAAGATCCTGCTGGCTATCTGTGGAGAATGA
- the anxa1a gene encoding annexin A1a isoform X1, with protein sequence MSLISSFLQQVVYLGGSDDSVSIEVGTVKPDPKFSPSGDVGVLDKAIKAKGVDENTIIDVLVKRSNAQRQQIKAAYQQASGKPLDVALKAALKGELEVVVLALLKTPAQYDAEQLKLAMKGLGTDEDTLIEILASRTNKEILELKKAYKEEYKKELEDDIKSDAGGDFRNGLLALCKANRSEDNTVNEQRADEDARALYEAGEKRKGTDLSVFINILTTRSAPHLRKTFERYSKYSKVDVGKAIDLELKGDIETLLTAVVMCAGNKPAFFAEKLNLSMKGSGTRTKILTRIMVSRSEVDLERIKEEYKKKYGKTLYQDILDDTKGDYEKILLAICGE encoded by the exons ATGTCTTTAATCAGCTCGTTCCTACAGCAGGTCGTCTACTTGGGGGGGTCTGATGACTCAGTAAGTATAGAAGTA GGGACCGTGAAACCCGACCCAAAGTTCAGCCCCAGCGGCGATGTGGGTGTTCTGGATAAAGCCATCAAGGCTAAAG GGGTGGACGAGAACACCATCATCGACGTTCTGGTGAAGAGGAGCAACGCCCAGCGGCAGCAGATCAAAGCTGCCTATCAGCAGGCCAGCGGAAAG CCTCTGGATGTGGCTTTGAAGGCGGCCTTGAAGGGGGAGCTGGAAGTCGTGGTTCTGGCCCTGCTGAAGACCCCCGCTCAGTACGACGCTGAGCAGCTCAAACTGGCCATGAAG GGTCTGGGGACAGATGAGGATACCCTGATTGAGATTCTGGCCTCCCGGACCAACAAGGAGATCCTAGAGCTAAAGAAAGCCTACAAGGAAG AATACAAGAAAGAGCTGGAAGACGACATCAAATCCGACGCTGGTGGAGACTTCAGGAATGGTCTGCTCGCCTTgtgcaag GCCAACAGGAGTGAGGACAACACGGTGAACGAGCAGCGTGCTGACGAAGATGCGAGG GCTCTGTACGAGGccggagagaagaggaagggaaCCGACCTGTCCGTCTTCATCAACATCCTCACCACCAGGAGCGCCCCGCATCTCCGCAAAA CGTTCGAGAGGTACTCAAAGTACAGCAAAGTGGACGTCGGAAAAGCCATCGATCTGGAGCTGAAGGGGGACATTGAGACCTTGCTCACTGCTGTCG TGATGTGTGCCGGGAATAAGCCAGCATTCTTTGCCGAAAAACTCAACCTGTCAATGAAG GGGTCTGGCACCAGGACTAAAATTCTGACCCGGATCATGGTGAGTCGCTCTGAGGTGGACCTGGAGAGGATAAAGGAGGAGTACAAGAAGAAATACGGAAAGACTCTATACCAGGACATTCTG GATGACACCAAGGGGGATTACGAGAAGATCCTGCTGGCTATCTGTGGAGAATGA